In Molothrus aeneus isolate 106 chromosome 13, BPBGC_Maene_1.0, whole genome shotgun sequence, a genomic segment contains:
- the LOC136562164 gene encoding threonine--tRNA ligase 1, cytoplasmic-like, with amino-acid sequence MAAAAAAEAVELRLSRQERELRWLAAEVGRLKEPQELHCPGSASPELQRLRAENEKLRYRLLHLRRSLAAELGRAAPAQPPAGGEKVSSASPTDAVNQIKEEKKKENEAVNQHQNDFQCGPSFIEDRLKLYEALKKEHDALLAYRAANQSKPIKITLTDGETVEGESWKTTPYQLAVGISQVLASNAVIAKVNGELWDLDRPLEGDCTLELLTFDNEEAKAVYWHSSAHILGEAMEGHFGGCLCYGPPIENGFHYDMYIEDRSVSSTEFPLLENRCKNIMKEKQPFERLEVKKEILLDMFKYNKFKCRILNEKVKTPTTTIYRCGPLIDLCKGPHVRHTGKIKALKIVKSSSTYWEGKSDMETLQRIYGISFPDNKMMKEWEKIQEEAKNRDHRKIGKEQELFFFHDLSPGSCFFLPRGAFLYNTLVDFIRGEYRRRNFTEVVSPNVFNSKLWEASGHWQHYSENMFSFEIEKETFALKPMNCPGHCLMFAHRPRSWRELPLRLADFGVLHRNELSGTLSGLTRVRRFQQDDAHIFCTMEQIEEEIRECLDFLKSVYAVFGFTFQLHLSTRPDNYLGDLEIWDHAEKQLQNSLNNFGEQWSLNPGDGAFYGPKIDIKIKDAIGRYHQCATIQLDFQLPIRFNLTYVGKDGDDKKRPVIIHRAILGSVERMIAILAENYGGKWPFWLSPRQVMVVPVGPTSEQYAQQVCNQFFEAGFMSDVDLDQSCTLNKKIRNAQLAQYNFILVVGEKEKANNAVNVRTRDNKVHGEISVSSTIEKLKKFKTSQIANAEEEF; translated from the exons AtggcggcagcggcggccgccGAGGCGGTGGAGCTGCGGCTGTCGCGGCAGGAGCGGGAGCTGCGCTGGCTGGCGGCCGAGGTCGGCCGGCTGAAGGAGCCgcaggagctgcactgccccggcagcgccagccccgAGCTGCAGCGGCTGCGGGCCGAGAACGAGAAGCTGCGCTACCGCCTGCTGCACCTGCGCCGCAGCCTGGCGGCCGAGCTGGGCCGGGCGGCGCCGGCGCAGCCCCCGGCCGGCGGAGAG AAAGTCTCCAGTGCAAGTCCTACTGATGCAGTGAATCaaattaaagaggaaaagaaaaaggaaaatgaagctgTGAACCAGCACCAGAATGAT TTCCAGTGTGGGCCAAGCTTCATAGAAGACAGACTGAAGCTTTATGAAGCACTGAAAAAAGAACATGATGCTTTGCTAGCTTACAGAGCAGCCAACCAGAGCAAACCTATCAAAATTACTCTGACAGATGGGGAGACAGTTGAAGGGGAATCTTGGAAAACCACGCCATATCAATTAGCTGTAGGAATTAG TCAAGTGTTGGCTTCAAATGCAGTCATAGCCAAAGTGAATGGTGAACTCTGGGATCTGGACCGTCCGCTGGAGGGAGATTGTACTCTGGAGCTGCTCACCTTTGATAATGAAGAAGCCAAAGCT GTTTATTGGCATTCAAGTGCTCACATTCTTGGAGAGGCCATGGAAGGACATTTTGGGGGCTGCTTATGCTATGGACCACCAATTGAGAATGGATTTCATTATGACATGTATATTGAAGACAG AAGTGTATCTAGTACCGAATTCCCACTACTAGAGAACCGTTGTAAAAATATCATGAAAGAGAAGCAGCCTTTTGAAAGGCTGGAAGTCAAGAAGGAGATCCTCTTAGACATGTTTAAG TATAACAAGTTTAAGTGTCGTATCCTTAATGAGAAGGTGAAGACACCAACTACCACAATATACAG ATGTGGTCCATTGATTGATCTCTGCAAGGGACCACATGTGAGACACACTGGAAAAATTAAGGCCCTTAAAATAGTTAAG AGTTCCTCTACATACTGGGAAGGAAAATCTGACATGGAAACTCTGCAGAGGATATATGGAATATCCTTTCCTGATAACAAAATGATgaaggaatgggaaaaaatccagGAAGAAGCCAAAAACCGGGATCATAGGAAAATTGGAAAG GAGCAAGAGCTCTTCTTCTTTCATGATTTGAGTCCTGGAAGCTGCTTTTTCCTCCCTAGAGGTGCCTTTCTTTATAACACTCTGGTGGATTTCATACGG GGGGAGTATCGCAGGCGTAATTTTACTGAAGTTGTATCTCCAAACGTCTTCAACAGTAAACTCTGGGAAGCTTCAGGACACTGGCAGCACTACAGTGAAAATATGTTCTCTTTTGAGATTGAGAAGGAAACCTTTGCCCTTAAACCCATGAATTGTCCAGGACATTG CTTGATGTTTGCCCATCGTCCCAGATCCTGGAGGGAGCTGCCTCTTAGACTTGCAGATTTTGGAGTTCTTCACCGAAATGAGCTCTCAGGCACTTTGAGTGGCTTGACTCGTGTAAGGCGCTTCCAACAAGATGATGCTCACATCTTTTGCACAATGgaacag ATTGAAGAGGAAATTAGGGAGTGTCTTGATTTCTTGAAGTCAGTGTATGCTGTCTTTGGCTTTACCTTCCAACTACATCTTTCTACAAGACCAGACAATTATCTTGGAGATTTAGAGATCTGGGATCATGCAGAAAAg CAACTTCAGAACAGCTTGAATAACTTTGGAGAGCAATGGAGTTTGAATCCAGGAGATGGAGCATTTTATGGTCCTAAG ATTGATATTAAAATCAAAGATGCAATTGGTAGGTACCATCAATGTGCTACCATCCAGCTTGACTTCCAGCTACCCATTCGGTTTAATCTTACTTATGTTGG taaggaTGGCGATGACAAGAAAAGGCCAGTGATTATTCACAGAGCTATTTTGGGATCTGTGGAGAGAATGATAGCTATTCTAGCAGAAAATTATGGAGGAAAATG gccGTTCTGGCTGTCTCCACGGCAGGTGATGGTTGTGCCCGTGGGCCCCACCTCGGAGCAATACGCCCAGCAG gtttgCAACCAGTTTTTTGAAGCAGGATTTATGTCAGACGTGGATCTAGATCAAAGTTGCACATTAAACAAGAAAATTAGAAATGCACAGCTGGCTCAGTATAACTTCATTTTAG TggttggagaaaaggagaaagcaaataATGCTGTCAATGTGCGAACCAGAGACAACAAAGTTCATGGAGAGATTTCAGTATCTTCTACTATTGAAAAACTCAAGAAATTTAAGACTTCACAAATTGCAAACGCAGAAGAAGAATTCTGA